The following proteins are co-located in the Clostridiales bacterium genome:
- a CDS encoding sugar ABC transporter permease YjfF (membrane component of a putative sugar ABC transporter system), translating into MKSLNDKKHMSGTTFLLIITIGLFVIMYAAGMIAFAEGGFAKPQMFLNLFISNAGLIVIACGLTLVMITGGIDISVGSVTALVCMAVAYQMEVKHMSAYGAIFIALGIGLLFGIVQGFLVAYLDIQPFIVTLAGLFLGRGLTSLISTEMISIKNEVFLSWAKYKIFLPFGSVNKKGIFQPAYIYPTVIIALLVVVMMVIILRYTKFGRRVYAVGGNQQSAMMMGLNVRRTKMQAYVLNGFLVGLGGFLFGLNSCAGFVEQAKWLEMDAISSAVIGGTLLTGGVGNPIGTLFGVLIKGTISSLITTQGTLSSWWVRIALSALLCFFIVLQSIIVSRNRKTR; encoded by the coding sequence ATGAAATCGCTGAATGATAAAAAGCATATGAGCGGGACCACGTTCCTGCTTATCATAACCATCGGCTTGTTTGTCATCATGTACGCTGCGGGAATGATTGCCTTTGCAGAGGGTGGCTTTGCAAAACCGCAAATGTTCCTCAACCTTTTTATTTCAAATGCGGGACTGATTGTCATTGCCTGCGGACTGACCCTTGTCATGATCACGGGAGGAATCGATATCTCCGTTGGTTCCGTCACAGCATTGGTATGCATGGCGGTTGCCTATCAGATGGAAGTAAAGCATATGAGCGCCTACGGAGCCATTTTCATTGCGCTGGGCATTGGGTTACTCTTTGGGATTGTTCAGGGCTTTCTAGTGGCGTATCTTGATATCCAGCCCTTTATCGTGACTCTGGCAGGTTTGTTTTTAGGCCGTGGATTGACCTCATTGATCAGCACTGAGATGATCTCTATAAAAAATGAGGTATTCCTCTCCTGGGCCAAATACAAAATATTTTTGCCCTTCGGCTCTGTCAACAAAAAAGGGATCTTTCAGCCGGCTTATATTTATCCTACGGTGATCATAGCACTCCTTGTCGTTGTGATGATGGTGATTATTCTGCGGTATACAAAATTCGGAAGAAGAGTGTACGCGGTGGGAGGAAATCAGCAAAGTGCCATGATGATGGGGCTCAATGTCCGGAGAACAAAAATGCAAGCCTATGTTCTGAATGGTTTTCTTGTAGGACTGGGTGGCTTCCTATTTGGACTGAACAGCTGCGCCGGCTTTGTAGAGCAGGCTAAATGGCTTGAAATGGATGCGATTTCTTCAGCAGTTATTGGCGGAACCCTACTGACGGGAGGAGTGGGAAATCCCATTGGAACCCTCTTTGGCGTTCTGATCAAGGGAACGATCTCCAGCCTGATCACGACCCAAGGTACCCTTTCCAGCTGGTGGGTGCGCATTGCACTATCTGCGCTGCTTTGCTTCTTTATTGTGCTGCAGAGCATCATTGTATCAAGAAACAGAAAAACTCGATAA
- a CDS encoding peptidylprolyl isomerase, which yields MSNPIVTINMKDGNKIKLELYPDIAPNTVNNFISLVQKGYYNNLIFHRVISGFMIQGGCPNGIGTGGPGYQIKGEFKINGVENNLKHDRGVISMARSMHPDSAGSQFFIMHKNSPHLDGQYAGFGKVIEGIEEVDRIASVKTNAQDKPIEPQMIESATVELFDYEYQEPVTK from the coding sequence ATGAGTAATCCAATCGTAACAATCAACATGAAAGACGGAAATAAAATTAAGTTGGAACTATATCCGGACATCGCGCCGAATACGGTGAATAATTTTATTTCTCTGGTCCAAAAGGGCTATTACAACAACCTTATCTTTCACCGGGTCATTTCCGGCTTTATGATTCAGGGGGGCTGCCCCAATGGAATCGGCACCGGAGGTCCTGGATATCAGATCAAGGGTGAATTCAAAATCAACGGCGTTGAGAATAACCTCAAGCATGACCGAGGCGTCATCTCCATGGCTAGATCGATGCATCCCGATTCCGCAGGTTCACAGTTTTTCATTATGCACAAAAATTCCCCGCATCTGGATGGTCAGTATGCCGGCTTTGGCAAGGTCATTGAGGGAATCGAGGAAGTAGATCGTATCGCTTCTGTTAAAACCAATGCACAGGACAAGCCTATCGAGCCCCAGATGATCGAATCAGCAACAGTAGAGCTGTTTGATTATGAATATCAGGAGCCTGTGACGAAATAG